The Actinomyces faecalis genome includes the window CGACCGGTTCCCGCGACCACGCCGTAGCGCCGGGAGGCCGGCAGCGAGCGGCCGAAGAGCTCGAAGACGCTGCGGCGCCCGGCGGTGCCGGCAGCCAGCGCCCCCTGGAGCATGGTGAGCTCGTACATGTCCGTCAGCAGCGCCGTCGAGGTCACTGCCGGTGCACGCTCAGGATCGATCGGGCTGCCGGTGACCGCGTTGTGCGGCCTCGCCTTGCTAGGAGTCATGACACCAACCTAGCCTCCCGGCCCGGGCCACGCGGCGGACGGGACGGGGAAGAGGTCGTGTCTCACTCTCCCGATACCCTGGGGCCATGTCAGCCAGCGCACCCGTGACCTCGACCTCCACGCGCGAGGAGCCCGCGACGCAGCGTCTGCGGTTGTGGCGCACCGTCGTCCATGACGACCCGATCAACACCATGGACTACGTCGTGTGGGTCTTTCGCAGCTACTTCCGGTTCCCGATGGGACTGGCACGTCAGCGCATGATGCAGGTGCACACCACCGGGCGTGCTGTCGTCTCGCGCGGGCCTCGCGAGCGTATGGAGGTTGACGTCACGGCGATGCACTCCTACGGGCTCCGTGCCACGATCGAGCCCGACGGCGAGGACGGGGACCAGCCGGACCAGGAGGGAGGGTACTGATGCAGACCTTTGTCCCTGCAGCAGGAGGCTGGGAGAGCGCGGTGGAGCAGTGGGAGTGCGAGCTTGTCTCCTCCCTGGTCGAGCAGCTGCTCTACGTCCTCACGTCCGAGGGAGCCGGTGCGCGGAGCGGACCCAGCACGTCACAGACCGGCCAGCGCAGCACCGAGAGCGAGCGTGACAGTGCGATCCTCGCCTCCCTTGACTTCCAGGCTGATGATGGTGAGCCGCAGCAGGGTGCCGTGCGCTCACCGCAGGAGGACGCGGAGCTGGCGCCGCTGCTGGAGGTGCTGCTGCCGGACGCCTCTGAGGACCCGCTGACTGCTGTCGAGGTCGCCTCGATGGAGCGTGAGCACCTGCGCTCGCTCAAGGCTGACCGCGCCCGTCTGCTCCTGCTCCAGCTGCGAGAGCCCTCGGGGCAGGAGGTCCGGGTCCGGGTGGAGCAGGGCCAGGAGCAGGAGTGGCTCGGAGCGGTCAACGACCTGCGGCTGGTCCTGGCCCAGCGCCTGGGGATCGAGTCCGCTGAGGACGCGGAGGAGGCGCACGCCGTCGCCTGGGAGGACCCGCCCCGGCAAGAGAGCGAGGAGGCGCGCTCGCGGCGTGCGATGTCCATGGTCTACGACATGCTCACCTGGTGGCAGGAATCACTGCTGACCGTGATGCTCAGTGACGATGCACCCGCATAGTCTCGAAGGCGTGAATGACGCACCGATCGGGATGTTCGACTCCGGTGTCGGCGGTCTGACGGTGGCGCGTGCGGTCCTGGACCAGCTGCCCAATGAGCAGGTGCTCTACATTGGGGACACCGCCCATTCTCCCTACGGGCCTCGTCCGCTCGATGAGGTGCGGGCGCTGGCCCTGGACGTCATGGACGAGCTGGTGGACTCCGGGGTCAAGATGCTCGTCATCGCCTGCAACACGGCCTCCGCCGCGGTGGTGCACGACGCCCGACGGCGTTACACCCTGGGCAAGGGCGTGCCCGTGGTCGAGGTGATCCACCCTGCGGCTCGCGCAGCCGCGAGGGTGACCCGCAACGGCCGCATCGGGCTCATTGCCACCCAGGGGACGGTCGACTCGCGTGCCTACTCTGACGCGCTCGAGGCGGTTCTCGGCGTCGAGCTGCTGTCCACGGCCTGCCCGGACTTCGTGGAGCTGGCTGAGCGTGGCGTCACCACGGGGCCTGAGGCGATGGCCCGAGCGGAGGAGTATCTGCTGCCGTTGCGCCAGGCCGGGGTGGACACACTCATCCTGGGGTGCACCCACTACCCGTTGCTCATCGGCCCCATCTCCTACGTCATGGGCCGGGACGTGACTCTCGTGACCTCAAGCGAGGAGACTGCCAAGGACGTCTACCGAGGGCTGGCCAGCCAGGGCATGTTGCGCGACCCTGGGGCGCCTGCTGCGGCCCATGAGTTCCGGGCCACCGGCGACCCGGAGTCCTTCGCCGTGCTTGCCCGTCGTTTCCTCGGCCCGGAAGTGACTCGCGTCATACCTGCGGGCCTGGGAAATACCGTCTCCTGATCTGACTGTCCCGCCGGCTCTATCCCGTACCCCTACCCAAGGATCCTCATGAAGATCACCGTCATCGGCTGTACCGGAAGCATGTCCGGCCCTGACTCCTCGGCCTCGAGCTATCTCGTCCAGGCCACGGGGCCGGGCGCGGACGGGACGCCGCGGACCTACTCGGTGGTTCTCGATCTGGGGCCGGGTTCGATGGGCCAGATGCTGCGATACGTGGACCCCGCTGATCTGGACGCCCTGGTGATCTCCCACTGCCACGCCGACCACATGGTCGACCTGGTGGGTATGCACGTCTTCCGCCGGTGGAACCCGGCGGGGGCGCTCGGCCCGGTCCTCACGATCGGTCCTGCTGAGCTGCCGGACCGTCTCCGCGGTGTCGACGGCACGCCGGAGGAGGAGACCTACGCCACGGAGTTCACCTTCCGCACGGCCGTCCCAGGTCAGTGTGTCCAGGTCGGTCCGCTGACCATCACGCCCTTCGAGGCGCTCCACCCCGTTGAGGCCTACGGCTACCGCGTCGAGGGGCCGAGCGAGGTACTGGGGGAGGACGGCGTTCCGGCCCGGGCCGCGATGGCCTTCACGGGGGACACCGACATCACCGAGTCCATCGTGGAGATGGCCGACGGCGTCGACCTCCTCCTGGCGGAGGCTGCCTTTGTCGAGGGCCGCGACACCGTGCGCGGGATGCACCTGACCGGAAAGCGAGCCGGGGAGCTGGCCGCCGGGACCGCGGGCCAGGCTCCGCACCGGCCTGTGGGGCACCTGGTGCTGACCCACATCCAGCCTTGGACCGACCCCGGTGTGCCGCTGCGCAACGCTGCCCACGTCTACGACGGCCCGCTGGAGGCAGCGACGGCGGGCGCGAGCTGGGAGCTGTGAGAGTGCGCCGGGGAAGCAGACAGGACTCGGGCACGACGCAGAGGGCTGGGATCCAGGACTCTCGTACGCCGCGCCGCATCTCCTACACGCCTGCGGTACCTGACGGCCCGGACTGCCCGTGGACCCGGGGCCGACGGACACGCTGGTGGCTCGTGCTCCCGGCTGACCTGCTCGCCGTCGTCCTCATCGCCTTCTTCAGCGCGGCCTCGATGCATGATGTCTCGCTCGCACCGGAGCTGCTCGTCCACGGAGCGGTAGCCGTGGTGGCCGGCTGGGTGGTGTCCTGGCTCATAGCCCGACCGCAGGACCATCTGGAGACTGCCAGCCGCGACGGCATCCTCGTCGTGGCGGTGACCTGGCTGGTGTGGGTGCTCGCCCGTGTGCTGGCCGGGGCCGACGGCGTCCCCGGGTTCGCCCTGATGCTCGCCTGCTTCCTGCTCATCGGCCTGGGCGGTTGGCGGTGGCTCTACGGCTTTGCTAAGGCTCAGGAGTCCCTGACGCCCAAGGCGCTCCAACGGCGCCTGGACGCGCAGGATGGCTGAGCAAGCCAGCACTCTTCCCTACGTCCCCACTGGATCGGGGTTTTGTGTACTGGACCGGCCCCTGCGCACCGCACAAGGGCCGGTCCAGTACACAAAACCCCGATCCAGATGAGGTGGTTACTCGTCAGCGATGGAGCGCAGCGCCTCCAGGTGCGTCTCGAAGGCGGCAGGGTCAGCGCGACCCACACGACGTCGCGTGAGCACACGGAGGCGTAGTCCCGCTGACGGCGGAGGTAGCCGGCCTGCTCCAGCGCACCCAGCTGCTTGGACAGGGCGAGTCCGACAAGCCGACGACCTTCCGCAGCTGCGCAGGGCCGCGCAGATGCGCAGTCTTCGCAGCGGGTGAATGACGGGGTCAGGCGCGGCGCGCCTCGTAGACGAACAAGGCAATGGTCAGGGCTGCCATGAGCGCGGAGAGCATGACGGCGAGGAGAGTGCCACTGGCGCCGTGAAGCTCACCGCGCAGGAGGAGCAGCAGCGGGGGAACGAGCACCAGGGCGAGATGAGGCCACGTCGCTCGCCAGGACAGCTCAGGCCCGGTGAGGGGATCGTGGCGTAGCCCGGGGCGCTGGATCCAGCGCACGCAGACCACGAGCGTCACGGCCATGCCTGTCAGGGCGGCTAAGACCAGGCGGACGGGGGCCACCAGTCCACAGAAGGAGAAGATCCCCACCGCCAGCGCGCAGACGGTTAGTGCTACGGGATGAGGGCACCAGGTGCTGGCGGCCTCGGCGTCACTGACCGCGCGCAGCGCGCTGCGGGCCTGCTGGGGTGACGCAGTTGGCGCCGAGGCGTGTGGCGCTCGGGTGGGGCGCGACTCGTGCTGTCGGGCTGTCAACCTCATCGCTCAGCAGTATACCTGCGCCGAAACCGTGGTTTTCTGCACGGAATCGACTCTTACGTGTTGCGTAGAGGTCGATTCCGTGCAGAAAACCACGATTGAGAAGCCGGGTGAGAGGCGTCGAGCCCGGGCCGTCGGTGCAGGAGCCCGGCGGGGTGACGAGTAGAATGACGGCGCAGCCGGCTCAGGCCAGCAGCGTCGCCAGAACCGGCGCCAAGTCTCGGAAGGCCTGGCCGCGGTGGGAGATCGCGTTCTTCTCCGCGGCGCTCATCTGCGCCGTCGTCCGCCCAGCAGCACCGGGCTCGTCCTCCTGGAGCGGGACGAAGACGGGATCGTAGCCAAACCCACCCTCGCCGACCGGGGTCGTGAGCAGGCGCCCCTCCATCGAGCGCTCGAAGACGGTGACCGCGGGGGCCTCGGCGA containing:
- the clpS gene encoding ATP-dependent Clp protease adapter ClpS, whose amino-acid sequence is MSASAPVTSTSTREEPATQRLRLWRTVVHDDPINTMDYVVWVFRSYFRFPMGLARQRMMQVHTTGRAVVSRGPRERMEVDVTAMHSYGLRATIEPDGEDGDQPDQEGGY
- a CDS encoding DUF2017 family protein; this encodes MQTFVPAAGGWESAVEQWECELVSSLVEQLLYVLTSEGAGARSGPSTSQTGQRSTESERDSAILASLDFQADDGEPQQGAVRSPQEDAELAPLLEVLLPDASEDPLTAVEVASMEREHLRSLKADRARLLLLQLREPSGQEVRVRVEQGQEQEWLGAVNDLRLVLAQRLGIESAEDAEEAHAVAWEDPPRQESEEARSRRAMSMVYDMLTWWQESLLTVMLSDDAPA
- the murI gene encoding glutamate racemase translates to MFDSGVGGLTVARAVLDQLPNEQVLYIGDTAHSPYGPRPLDEVRALALDVMDELVDSGVKMLVIACNTASAAVVHDARRRYTLGKGVPVVEVIHPAARAAARVTRNGRIGLIATQGTVDSRAYSDALEAVLGVELLSTACPDFVELAERGVTTGPEAMARAEEYLLPLRQAGVDTLILGCTHYPLLIGPISYVMGRDVTLVTSSEETAKDVYRGLASQGMLRDPGAPAAAHEFRATGDPESFAVLARRFLGPEVTRVIPAGLGNTVS
- a CDS encoding MBL fold metallo-hydrolase; this translates as MKITVIGCTGSMSGPDSSASSYLVQATGPGADGTPRTYSVVLDLGPGSMGQMLRYVDPADLDALVISHCHADHMVDLVGMHVFRRWNPAGALGPVLTIGPAELPDRLRGVDGTPEEETYATEFTFRTAVPGQCVQVGPLTITPFEALHPVEAYGYRVEGPSEVLGEDGVPARAAMAFTGDTDITESIVEMADGVDLLLAEAAFVEGRDTVRGMHLTGKRAGELAAGTAGQAPHRPVGHLVLTHIQPWTDPGVPLRNAAHVYDGPLEAATAGASWEL
- a CDS encoding DUF3054 family protein, with the translated sequence MLPADLLAVVLIAFFSAASMHDVSLAPELLVHGAVAVVAGWVVSWLIARPQDHLETASRDGILVVAVTWLVWVLARVLAGADGVPGFALMLACFLLIGLGGWRWLYGFAKAQESLTPKALQRRLDAQDG